A portion of the Oryzias melastigma strain HK-1 linkage group LG1, ASM292280v2, whole genome shotgun sequence genome contains these proteins:
- the cdc37 gene encoding hsp90 co-chaperone Cdc37 yields MSRGIDYSAWDHIYVSDDEDITSPFVDTSSLFRMRHRSRLENMAAFQQRGEDLHSNFAECQRLLEETQERLRYLEEEMKEGDADEEKETELKKVQSEVERLKKDEKSFQLLMEEHERDGKKLPWNVDTISKEGFSKSVLNISSSRKHGTLEEKVEKHKTFVEKYAEEIKHFGMLRRWDDSQKYLSDHPHLVCEETANYLVVICIDYEIDEKHALMEQIAHQAIVMQFILDLARTLRVDPRGCFREFFSKIKTADKPYQDAFNHELDLLRERICKCAQLRMDGAMKELEEEEKKNRLGPGGLDPVEVYESLPREMQRSFDEKNIQMLQEAMNRMDPEEGRYHMRRCIDSGLWVPEARESEDEEEEDD; encoded by the exons ATGAGCAGAGGGATCGACTACAGCGCCTGGGACCACATCTATGTGTCCGATGATGAAGATATCACCAGTCCTTTTGTCGACACCTCCAGCTTGTTCAGAATGAGACACCGG TCCCGGCTGGAGAACATGGCAGCGTTCCAGCAGAGAGGAGAAGATCTGCACTCTAACTTCGCAGAATGCCAAAGGCTCCTGGAAGAGACCCAGGAGCGTCTCCGATACCTGGAGGAAGAGATGAAGGAAGGAGACGCAGATGAGGAGAAAGAGACTGAGCTGAAGAAAGTTCAGTCCGAGGTGGAGAGACTGAAAAAGGATGAAAAGTCATTTCAGCTGCTGATGGAGGAACATGAGCGAGATGGAAAGAAACTGCCGTGGAATGTCGACACCATCAGCAAAGAAGGTTTCAGCAAG AGTGTACTCAACATCAGCTCTTCAAGGAAACACGGAACGCTGGAAGAAAAAGTAGAGAAGCACAAGACCTTTGTGGAGAAGTATGCAGAGGAAATCAAGCACTTTG GGATGTTGCGGCGTTGGGACGACAGTCAGAAATATCTGTCTGACCACCCACATTTGGTGTGTGAAGAGACAGCAAATTACCTCGTTGTCATCTGTATTGATTATGAAATAGATGAG AAACATGCGCTCATGGAACAGATTGCCCACCAGGCTATCGTTATGCAGTTCATTTTGGATTTGGCCCGGACACTCCGTGTTGACCCAAGAGGCTGCTTTAGAGAGTTCTTCTCAAAAATCAAG ACCGCAGATAAACCATATCAGGATGCCTTCAATCATGAACTGGACCTGCTGAGAGAACGGATCTGCAAATGTGCACAGCTTCGTATGGATGGTGCTATGAAAGAGCTGgaagaagaggagaagaaaaacagactggGTCCGGGGGGGCTAGACCCCGTTGAAGTCTATGAATCACTACCAAGG GAAATGCAAAGGAGTTTTGATGAGAAAAACATTCAGATGCTACAGGAAGCTATGAACAGGATGGACCCAGAG GAAGGCAGATACCATATGAGGAGGTGCATTGATTCTGGATTGTGGGTCCCAGAAGCAAGAGAgagtgaggatgaagaggaggaagatgattaa